From a region of the Candidatus Binatus sp. genome:
- the yajC gene encoding preprotein translocase subunit YajC: MLFEGTAWAQAAAGQAASPSFFEQLMTGPGPIMALVVAVMYFLVFRPQNKKAQELGKMLAALKRNDEVVTTGGIIGRIHEAGDKVITLEVAPNVRLRVERSQIASMSSHKAPAKKDDK; this comes from the coding sequence ATGTTGTTTGAAGGCACCGCATGGGCGCAGGCCGCCGCAGGTCAAGCTGCCAGTCCCTCGTTTTTCGAGCAGTTGATGACGGGTCCGGGGCCGATCATGGCGCTGGTCGTCGCGGTCATGTACTTCCTGGTCTTCCGGCCGCAGAACAAGAAGGCGCAGGAGCTGGGGAAGATGCTGGCCGCGCTCAAGCGCAACGACGAGGTCGTGACGACCGGCGGAATTATCGGGCGGATTCATGAGGCCGGCGACAAAGTGATCACGCTCGAAGTTGCGCCCAACGTCAGATTGCGGGTCGAGCGATCGCAAATCGCGTCGATGTCGAGTCACAAGGCGCCGGCCAAGAAAGACGACAAGTAG
- the secD gene encoding protein translocase subunit SecD, whose product MEQTQSFGPILILLVLVVSFLYMHFTNGSGLTRIYLAGAIVAAAILILLPSLNIDLPDWFKAGFGSTKIQLGLDLQGGTHLLMAVKLDEAVQTQLRRRGDDLKQELKANKIDFADVSVSAAGNMTVKLKSSADRTPFLDLVQKSFSDLTAVSNSDSSSAGPSYSLAYKARELQTIRSNAMDQALETIRNRIDQLGVRETTVAKEGDNEILVQLPGIQDPERAKELIGKTAVLEFKLVDDSKNVQDAIKDGPPPGDEILYGTSERGGREPYLVESPVLMTGDVVTDARVRPGARLEGPYVAVELDARGAGIFDAMTAENVGRRLAIVLDNTVYSAPVIKERIPGGHVQITGRFSMDEAHDLAIVLRSGALPASVEIEEERTVGPSLGRDSIRQGEMSFVIGAGAVLIFMAVYYSGAGLLADFGLSLNILLLICVMAALGATLTLPGIAGIVLTLGMSVDANVLVNERMREELRAGKSPREAVKLGYDRAWSAIRDSNISTFAAGLILFQFGTGPVKGFAVTLCVGVLTGLFSCIVVTRAWYDYRISIRKLARISV is encoded by the coding sequence GTGGAACAGACTCAAAGTTTCGGACCGATCCTGATTCTGCTCGTGCTGGTCGTGTCGTTTCTTTACATGCATTTCACCAACGGCAGCGGGCTCACGCGCATCTACCTGGCCGGCGCCATCGTGGCGGCGGCGATACTTATTCTGCTGCCGAGCCTCAATATCGATCTGCCCGATTGGTTCAAGGCCGGGTTCGGCTCGACCAAAATCCAGCTCGGCCTCGACCTGCAGGGCGGGACGCATCTGCTGATGGCCGTGAAGCTGGACGAGGCGGTGCAAACCCAGTTGCGCCGCCGCGGCGATGATCTGAAGCAGGAGCTCAAGGCCAACAAAATAGATTTCGCAGACGTCTCGGTCAGCGCGGCCGGCAATATGACCGTCAAGCTGAAGTCGAGCGCCGATCGCACGCCGTTCCTCGACCTGGTGCAGAAGTCGTTTTCGGATCTGACCGCAGTGAGCAACAGCGATTCGTCCAGCGCCGGTCCGTCATATTCGCTCGCCTACAAGGCGCGCGAGTTGCAGACGATTCGGTCCAACGCGATGGACCAGGCGCTGGAAACGATTCGCAATCGAATCGACCAGCTCGGGGTGCGCGAAACCACCGTCGCCAAAGAGGGCGACAACGAAATTTTAGTGCAACTGCCCGGAATCCAGGACCCCGAGCGCGCCAAGGAACTGATCGGCAAGACGGCGGTGCTCGAATTCAAACTGGTTGACGACTCGAAAAACGTGCAGGACGCGATCAAGGACGGGCCGCCCCCCGGCGACGAAATCCTCTATGGCACCTCGGAGCGCGGCGGCAGGGAGCCGTACCTGGTCGAGTCCCCGGTGCTGATGACCGGCGACGTCGTTACCGACGCGCGCGTGCGTCCCGGCGCGCGGCTGGAAGGTCCGTACGTGGCGGTCGAGCTCGACGCGCGCGGCGCGGGCATCTTCGATGCGATGACGGCGGAGAACGTCGGGCGGCGTCTGGCGATCGTGCTGGATAACACGGTTTACTCGGCGCCGGTAATCAAGGAACGAATTCCCGGCGGTCACGTCCAGATCACCGGACGCTTCTCGATGGACGAGGCGCACGATCTCGCGATCGTATTGCGCTCGGGCGCGCTGCCGGCGTCGGTCGAAATCGAAGAGGAGCGCACGGTGGGCCCGTCGCTCGGCCGCGATTCGATTCGCCAGGGCGAGATGTCGTTCGTGATCGGCGCGGGCGCCGTGCTGATCTTCATGGCCGTGTACTACAGCGGCGCGGGTCTGCTGGCGGATTTCGGGCTGTCGCTCAATATCCTGCTGCTGATCTGCGTGATGGCGGCGCTGGGCGCGACGCTGACGTTGCCGGGCATCGCCGGCATCGTGCTGACGCTGGGCATGTCGGTCGACGCCAACGTGCTGGTGAACGAACGAATGCGCGAAGAGTTGCGCGCGGGCAAATCGCCGCGCGAGGCGGTCAAGCTCGGCTACGATCGCGCATGGTCGGCGATTCGCGACTCGAATATCTCGACGTTTGCGGCGGGGCTGATCCTTTTCCAATTCGGAACGGGACCGGTCAAAGGCTTCGCCGTCACCCTGTGCGTAGGAGTGCTGACCGGACTATTTTCCTGTATTGTGGTTACGCGCGCGTGGTACGACTACCGGATTTCGATTCGGAAGCTCGCCAGGATTAGTGTTTAA
- a CDS encoding helix-turn-helix domain-containing protein: MADKDDILLNSREVAFLLDLSPDTVNEFARRNIIPAFKKGRQWRFRKRDITSVKRQLRGINAAA; this comes from the coding sequence ATGGCCGATAAGGACGACATACTGCTGAACTCCCGCGAAGTCGCGTTCCTGCTCGACCTGAGTCCGGACACGGTGAACGAGTTTGCCCGGCGCAATATTATTCCGGCCTTCAAGAAAGGCCGCCAGTGGCGATTTCGCAAGCGCGATATAACTTCTGTCAAACGTCAGTTGCGAGGCATCAATGCGGCGGCCTGA
- a CDS encoding class I SAM-dependent methyltransferase: MSQPHESRIYSDLARFYDFFFGRVFVGREHEVIESLNLRPGNRVLEVGVGTGIALDAYPPYAHIVAIDPSADMLERAKKRAAENGWGHIELRQGDALNLDYPDNSFDFVTSFHVLTVVPDPYRMMSEMVRVCKPGGRIAITTHFQSSNPVVAALNTIVNPITRQLGWTTRLRKQDVLKGHPITLERNEKISRWSVHSLIIARKNA, translated from the coding sequence ATGTCTCAACCGCATGAGAGCCGTATCTATTCCGACCTGGCGCGTTTCTATGATTTTTTCTTCGGACGAGTCTTTGTCGGCCGCGAGCATGAGGTTATCGAAAGCCTGAATCTCAGGCCCGGTAACCGCGTGCTCGAGGTCGGCGTCGGCACCGGAATCGCGCTGGACGCATATCCGCCGTACGCGCATATTGTCGCGATCGATCCGTCGGCCGACATGCTCGAGCGCGCAAAAAAGCGCGCGGCGGAAAACGGCTGGGGACATATCGAGTTGCGCCAGGGCGACGCGCTCAACCTCGACTATCCCGACAACAGCTTCGACTTCGTTACCTCGTTTCACGTTCTGACCGTGGTTCCCGATCCGTACCGGATGATGTCGGAGATGGTGCGGGTGTGTAAGCCGGGCGGTCGGATCGCGATCACGACGCATTTCCAGAGCTCGAACCCGGTGGTCGCGGCGCTCAACACCATTGTCAATCCGATCACGCGGCAACTGGGATGGACCACCAGATTGCGCAAGCAGGACGTGCTCAAGGGCCATCCGATTACGCTGGAGCGCAACGAAAAGATCAGCCGGTGGTCGGTGCACTCGTTGATCATCGCGCGCAAAAACGCCTGA